In Musa acuminata AAA Group cultivar baxijiao chromosome BXJ3-9, Cavendish_Baxijiao_AAA, whole genome shotgun sequence, a single genomic region encodes these proteins:
- the LOC135649070 gene encoding uncharacterized protein LOC135649070, translating to MTSGHKLLTFMDAFLGYNQIRMAPKDHEYTASIMDRGVYCHKVMPSDLKNSDAIYQRMINQMFEYHIRRNMEVYVDMIVKSKVSNTHLGDLTETFRKPKRFSMRLNPIKCTFGVSSGKFLGFIIHQRGICMNPKMTQAITKMQSP from the coding sequence ATGACCTCAGGGCACAAACTCCTCACGTTCATGGATGCCTTCttgggctacaaccaaatccgtATGGCTCCTAAGGACCATGAGTATACAGCCTCCATCATGGACAGAGGTGTCTACTGTCACAAAGTCATGCCCTCCGACTTGAAGAATTCTGATGCAATATATCAGAGGATGATAAATCAGATGTTCGAATATCATATTaggaggaacatggaagtatatGTGGACATGATTGTGAAGAGCAAAGTCTCCAACACCCATCTGGGAGACCTTACTGAGACATTCCGAAAGCCCAAAAGGTTTAGTATGCGTCTCAACCCCATCAAGTGCACCTTCGGAGTCAGCTCGGGCAAGTTCCTCGGCTTCATCATCCATCAAAGGGGCATATGCATGAATCCCAAAATGACCCAGGCGATAACTAAAATGCAATCCCCTTAG